A stretch of the Candidatus Zixiibacteriota bacterium genome encodes the following:
- a CDS encoding YigZ family protein, whose translation MYNTNNKDLFFEIKEASQAELKVKGSRFIATVRKVSDIGETQQILDEIAKTYHDATHNCYAWIVDSGRKRRFRYSDAGEPSHTAGLPIFKAIESHNLSNVIVIVTRYFGGVKLGTGGLIKAYSKTASDALKKSGIVKKYHTETVMFTTSFEFVSLVHNIISSFKAVLKDTSYDKEVTFTVEVRTSKNKEFIRKLKDGTNGQVAFIK comes from the coding sequence ATGTATAATACTAATAATAAAGATTTGTTTTTTGAAATTAAGGAAGCCTCTCAAGCCGAACTGAAAGTTAAGGGCAGTAGATTCATTGCCACTGTTCGGAAAGTTAGCGATATCGGAGAGACTCAGCAGATTCTCGATGAGATTGCCAAGACATACCATGATGCCACTCATAACTGTTATGCCTGGATAGTAGACAGTGGAAGAAAAAGACGATTTAGATATTCTGATGCTGGAGAGCCAAGCCACACTGCCGGGCTGCCAATCTTTAAAGCTATAGAGTCGCACAATCTTTCGAATGTAATAGTGATTGTTACTCGGTATTTTGGCGGTGTTAAATTAGGAACAGGCGGATTGATAAAAGCTTACAGCAAGACGGCTTCGGATGCATTAAAAAAAAGCGGAATTGTAAAAAAATATCATACCGAAACAGTCATGTTTACAACGTCTTTTGAATTCGTATCATTAGTGCATAATATTATCTCCTCATTTAAGGCAGTTTTAAAAGATACATCTTATGATAAAGAAGTAACATTTACAGTTGAGGTTAGAACCTCGAAAAACAAGGAATTTATACGGAAGCTAAAAGATGGAACAAACGGACAAGTCGCATTCATCAAATAA